One genomic segment of Nocardioides cavernaquae includes these proteins:
- the aceE gene encoding pyruvate dehydrogenase (acetyl-transferring), homodimeric type, with protein sequence MTDIDPAETQEWREALAAVLEFDGEPRTKYLLDQLMAEAQRLGARVPFVATTPYVNTVPVDEEPTHPGDREIEHKIRSAVRWNAMMMVLRANKESSELGGHLSSFQSAATLYDTGFQHFWHAAGDGHGGDLVYVQGHCSPGIYARAFLEGRLSEAQLDSFRQETGGEGLSSYPHPWLMPDFWQFPTVSMGLGPLMAIYQARFLKYLHARGLASTAGRKVWAFLGDGEIDEPESLGAISMASREKLDNLVFVVNCNLQRLDGPVRGNGKIIQELEGVFRGAGWNVIKLVWGSGWDQLLKQDTSGALKRRMMEVVDGQYQTFKSKDGAYVREHFFGVDPELKALVADWTDDEIWRLTRGGHDPQKVYAAYAAANAHAGTPTVILAKTVKGYGMGKAGEAQNIAHQQKKVAEEALKTFRDRFDVPVDDKHILDYPYVSFAEGSREHTYLHERRKELGGYLPARRRTSQALNIPAVADFAGPQLAGTNGREISTTMAFVQILTKLLRDKEIGKRIVPIVPDEARTFGMEGLFRQVGIFSQVGQLYTPQDADQLLFYKEDASGQILQEGINEAGAMSSWIAAATSYSSSDTPMIPFYIYYSMFGFQRIGDLAWAAGDMRARGFLLGGTAGRTTLNGEGLQHEDGHSHLHAAMIPNCIAYDPTYAYEVAVIVADGMRRMYVEQEDVFYYLTLMNENYEHPEMPKGVEEGIIKGLYPLAKKRGAKVQLLGSGTILREVIAAADLLAKDFKIAADVWSAPSFTELRRDGLATERWNTLHPLEERRASYVEQCLAGRTGPVIAATDYMKSYADQIRAFVPGDYTALGTDGYGRSDYRRNLRRHFEVDRHFIAVTALRRLADEGTIAADVVAQAIEKYGIDPDRADPAHI encoded by the coding sequence ATGACCGACATCGATCCCGCCGAGACGCAGGAGTGGCGCGAAGCACTCGCTGCCGTCCTGGAGTTCGACGGAGAGCCGCGGACGAAGTACCTCCTCGACCAGCTGATGGCCGAGGCACAGCGCCTCGGCGCCCGAGTGCCGTTCGTCGCGACCACGCCGTACGTCAACACGGTGCCGGTCGACGAGGAGCCGACGCACCCGGGTGACCGCGAGATCGAGCACAAGATCCGCTCCGCCGTCCGCTGGAACGCGATGATGATGGTGCTCCGTGCCAACAAGGAGTCGAGCGAGCTCGGCGGCCACCTCTCCAGCTTCCAGTCCGCCGCGACCCTCTACGACACCGGCTTCCAGCACTTCTGGCACGCGGCGGGCGACGGGCACGGCGGCGACCTGGTCTACGTGCAGGGCCACTGTTCGCCCGGCATCTACGCTCGCGCGTTCCTCGAGGGCCGGCTCTCCGAGGCGCAGCTGGACAGCTTCCGTCAGGAGACCGGCGGTGAGGGCCTCTCGTCGTACCCCCACCCCTGGCTGATGCCGGACTTCTGGCAGTTCCCCACCGTGTCGATGGGCCTCGGCCCGCTGATGGCGATCTACCAGGCCCGCTTCCTCAAGTACCTCCACGCGCGGGGGCTGGCCAGCACCGCCGGCCGCAAGGTGTGGGCGTTCCTCGGTGACGGCGAGATCGACGAGCCCGAGTCGCTCGGTGCGATCTCGATGGCGTCGCGCGAGAAGCTCGACAACCTCGTCTTCGTCGTGAACTGCAACCTGCAGCGCCTCGACGGCCCGGTCCGCGGCAACGGCAAGATCATCCAGGAGCTCGAGGGCGTCTTCCGCGGCGCCGGCTGGAACGTCATCAAGCTGGTCTGGGGCTCCGGCTGGGACCAGCTGCTCAAGCAGGACACCTCCGGCGCGCTCAAGCGCCGCATGATGGAGGTCGTCGACGGTCAGTACCAGACCTTCAAGTCCAAGGACGGCGCCTACGTCCGTGAGCACTTCTTCGGCGTCGACCCCGAGCTGAAGGCCCTCGTCGCGGATTGGACCGACGACGAGATCTGGCGGCTCACCCGCGGCGGTCACGACCCGCAGAAGGTGTACGCCGCTTACGCGGCCGCCAATGCCCACGCAGGCACCCCGACCGTCATCCTCGCGAAGACCGTCAAGGGCTACGGCATGGGCAAGGCGGGCGAGGCGCAGAACATCGCCCACCAGCAGAAGAAGGTCGCCGAGGAAGCCCTCAAGACATTCCGTGACCGTTTCGACGTGCCGGTCGACGACAAGCACATCCTGGACTACCCCTACGTCTCCTTCGCCGAGGGTTCCCGCGAGCACACCTACCTGCACGAGCGCCGCAAGGAGCTGGGCGGCTACCTCCCCGCCCGTCGCCGGACCTCGCAGGCGCTGAACATCCCGGCCGTCGCGGACTTCGCCGGCCCGCAGCTGGCCGGCACGAACGGCCGCGAGATCTCGACGACGATGGCCTTCGTCCAGATCCTCACCAAGCTCCTGCGCGACAAGGAGATCGGCAAGCGGATCGTCCCGATCGTCCCTGACGAGGCACGCACGTTCGGCATGGAGGGCCTGTTCCGGCAGGTCGGCATCTTCTCCCAGGTCGGCCAGCTCTACACCCCGCAGGACGCCGACCAGCTGCTCTTCTACAAGGAGGACGCCAGCGGGCAGATCCTCCAGGAGGGCATCAACGAGGCCGGCGCCATGTCGTCGTGGATCGCGGCGGCCACGTCGTACTCCTCGAGCGACACCCCGATGATCCCGTTCTACATCTACTACTCGATGTTCGGGTTCCAGCGGATCGGCGACCTCGCCTGGGCCGCCGGCGACATGCGCGCCCGCGGGTTCCTGCTCGGTGGCACCGCCGGCCGCACCACGCTCAACGGTGAGGGCCTGCAGCACGAGGACGGCCACAGCCACCTCCACGCCGCGATGATCCCGAACTGCATCGCCTACGACCCGACGTACGCCTATGAGGTCGCGGTGATCGTGGCCGACGGCATGCGCCGGATGTACGTCGAGCAGGAGGACGTCTTCTACTACCTGACGCTCATGAACGAGAACTACGAGCACCCCGAGATGCCGAAGGGCGTCGAGGAGGGCATCATCAAGGGCCTCTACCCGCTGGCGAAGAAGCGCGGCGCGAAGGTCCAGCTGCTCGGCTCCGGCACCATCCTGCGCGAGGTGATCGCGGCCGCCGACCTGCTGGCGAAGGACTTCAAGATCGCCGCCGATGTCTGGAGCGCGCCGAGCTTCACCGAGCTGCGTCGGGACGGCCTGGCCACCGAGCGCTGGAACACCCTGCACCCGCTGGAGGAGCGCCGCGCGTCGTACGTCGAGCAGTGCCTCGCCGGCCGCACGGGTCCGGTCATCGCCGCGACCGACTACATGAAGTCGTACGCCGACCAGATCCGCGCGTTCGTCCCGGGCGACTACACCGCGCTCGGCACCGACGGCTACGGCCGCTCGGACTACCGCCGCAACCTGCGTCGCCACTTCGAGGTGGACCGCCACTTCATCGCCGTGACCGCTCTCCGCCGGCTCGCCGACGAGGGCACGATCGCCGCCGACGTCGTCGCGCAGGCCATCGAGAAGTACGGCATCGACCCCGACCGCGCCGACCCGGCCCACATCTGA
- a CDS encoding LysR family transcriptional regulator, protein MEIETIRAFLEVADGTTVTVAAERAHRTQPALSRALSRLEREVGSELFQRSGRGLTLTPAGRELLDSARRIVEAYDRGVRAVQDMAAPQGGFVPLAFLHTLGTWLVPELIRSFRAERPEVRFDLRQHGDAGLVDDLLGGAVDLAITGGLPEHPQIESRRLLIEPLRLVVPPDHRFAGRRSVRLADLAADPFIVLKSGFSLRAVTEHLCVEAGFVPQIGFEGEEVETLRGLVSAGLGVALLPDPHGVGAPAAPHLRVSDVQASREIGIAWIRDRRLPSASDRFRQHVIGNARKVARG, encoded by the coding sequence ATGGAGATCGAAACGATCAGGGCGTTCCTCGAGGTTGCCGACGGGACCACGGTGACCGTGGCCGCCGAGCGAGCGCACCGCACCCAGCCGGCGCTGTCGCGGGCCTTGTCGCGGCTCGAGCGGGAGGTGGGCTCCGAGCTCTTCCAGCGCTCCGGCCGCGGCCTCACGCTGACGCCCGCGGGCCGTGAGCTGCTCGACTCCGCCCGCCGCATCGTGGAGGCCTACGACCGCGGAGTCCGGGCCGTCCAGGACATGGCGGCTCCACAGGGTGGCTTCGTCCCGCTCGCCTTCCTGCACACCCTCGGCACCTGGCTGGTGCCCGAGCTGATCCGCAGCTTCCGCGCTGAGCGCCCCGAGGTCCGGTTCGACCTGCGCCAGCACGGCGACGCGGGTCTGGTCGACGACCTGCTCGGTGGTGCGGTCGACCTCGCGATCACGGGTGGCCTGCCGGAGCACCCGCAGATCGAGAGCCGGCGCCTGCTGATCGAGCCACTGCGGCTCGTGGTCCCGCCCGACCACCGGTTCGCTGGCCGCCGATCGGTCCGCCTCGCCGACCTCGCGGCGGATCCGTTCATCGTCCTCAAGTCCGGGTTCAGCCTCCGCGCCGTCACGGAGCACCTCTGCGTGGAGGCGGGCTTCGTGCCGCAGATCGGCTTCGAGGGCGAGGAGGTCGAGACGCTCCGTGGCCTGGTCTCAGCGGGGCTCGGCGTGGCGCTCCTGCCGGATCCGCACGGGGTCGGCGCCCCGGCCGCCCCACACCTCCGCGTCTCGGACGTCCAGGCCTCACGCGAGATCGGCATCGCCTGGATCCGGGACCGGCGGCTCCCGTCGGCGTCCGACCGGTTCCGGCAGCACGTGATCGGCAACGCGCGCAAGGTCGCTCGCGGCTAG
- a CDS encoding lipoyl protein ligase domain-containing protein, which produces MRLKRVDGSVADFHARQIPADLAEAETWLFVPERPTLVLGSAQDESVTDPVAVAAASVDVVRRRSGGGAVYVDPERSLWLDVVLPRHDRLWTDDVRRSPLWLGAAWSRALAAVGIEAELYDEGLEKTPWGRLVCFAAMGPGELLVGGRKAVGISQRRTREGARFQCIVYDRWDPRDVLDLLTLSADDRARASADLAEVAVGVGDLLLDLEDAILAELLG; this is translated from the coding sequence ATGCGTCTGAAGCGCGTCGACGGCTCGGTCGCTGACTTCCATGCCCGCCAGATCCCTGCCGATCTGGCCGAGGCAGAGACCTGGCTCTTCGTGCCCGAGCGTCCGACCCTCGTCCTGGGCAGTGCCCAGGACGAGTCGGTCACCGATCCGGTCGCTGTCGCCGCGGCGTCCGTGGACGTCGTACGCCGCCGCAGTGGGGGCGGTGCGGTCTACGTCGATCCCGAGCGGTCCCTGTGGCTGGACGTGGTGCTGCCACGCCACGACCGGCTCTGGACCGACGATGTCCGCAGGTCGCCGCTGTGGCTGGGCGCCGCGTGGTCCCGCGCGCTCGCGGCCGTCGGCATCGAAGCAGAGCTCTACGACGAGGGCCTCGAGAAGACGCCGTGGGGACGGCTGGTCTGCTTTGCCGCGATGGGGCCGGGGGAGCTGCTGGTCGGCGGCCGCAAGGCAGTCGGCATCTCGCAGAGGCGGACGCGCGAGGGGGCGCGGTTCCAGTGCATCGTCTACGACCGTTGGGACCCGCGCGACGTCCTCGACCTGCTGACGCTGTCGGCCGACGACCGGGCCCGTGCGTCGGCGGACCTTGCCGAGGTCGCGGTGGGGGTGGGCGATCTCTTGCTCGACCTCGAGGACGCGATCCTGGCGGAGCTGCTCGGCTGA
- a CDS encoding trimeric intracellular cation channel family protein, whose amino-acid sequence MVIVDLLAMFVFGISGGLTAVRMRLDIVGVAVLGTVTGLGGGWLRDVLIGDVPPPGLSDWRYLTAALLGGLITFFLHPAINRLQPLINVFDAIGLGLFSVAGALKATEYGLGPMPATILGLVTGVGGGVIRDVLAGEVPTVLRRRDLYAIPALAGAGLAVVGTRLDLPTVLVVVVAAGVTIVWRLLASWRGWTAPEPFHAARSE is encoded by the coding sequence GTGGTGATCGTCGACCTGCTCGCGATGTTCGTGTTCGGCATCTCGGGCGGGCTCACCGCCGTGCGGATGCGGCTCGACATCGTCGGCGTCGCAGTGCTCGGCACGGTCACCGGACTCGGCGGCGGCTGGCTGCGCGACGTACTCATCGGAGACGTCCCGCCGCCGGGCCTCTCCGACTGGCGCTACCTCACGGCGGCGTTGCTCGGTGGGCTGATCACGTTCTTCCTGCACCCGGCGATCAATCGACTGCAGCCGCTGATCAACGTCTTCGATGCGATCGGGCTGGGGCTGTTCAGCGTCGCCGGTGCGCTCAAGGCGACCGAGTACGGTCTGGGCCCGATGCCCGCCACGATCCTCGGACTGGTCACCGGAGTGGGCGGAGGCGTGATCCGTGACGTGCTCGCGGGGGAGGTCCCGACCGTCCTTCGCCGGCGTGACCTCTACGCAATCCCCGCGCTGGCGGGTGCGGGGCTCGCGGTCGTCGGCACCCGTCTCGACCTGCCGACAGTGCTGGTGGTCGTGGTGGCCGCAGGGGTCACGATCGTGTGGCGACTGCTTGCCTCGTGGCGCGGCTGGACGGCCCCCGAACCGTTCCACGCCGCCCGCTCCGAGTAG
- a CDS encoding NAD(P)-binding domain-containing protein: MTTYGILGVGSIASAIVTGLCDGVSDAPEIVLSPRNADRAAALASTFPSVRTATTNQAVVDASDVVLVCVLPEQAPEVLRGLAFRADHRVVSAVAGLPLGDLAALVAPAQEIARSIPLMAVATRGGTTPVFPATPSATTLYDLLGTSLHVDTEATFDAIVGASATVAAYFDYLGTITAWLADRGLAPGDAGPYVAATFASLTDELSRPEVDFGALAQAHTTPGGLNEQFARDLRQAGITDAVRRGLDRIHARVRG, from the coding sequence ATGACCACCTACGGCATCCTCGGTGTCGGATCCATCGCCTCCGCGATCGTCACCGGGCTGTGCGACGGGGTCTCCGATGCCCCCGAGATCGTGCTCTCACCGCGCAACGCGGACCGGGCCGCCGCGCTCGCCTCGACCTTCCCGTCCGTGCGCACGGCGACGACCAACCAGGCCGTGGTCGACGCCAGCGACGTGGTCCTCGTCTGCGTGCTCCCGGAGCAGGCGCCCGAGGTGCTGCGCGGGCTCGCGTTCCGCGCGGACCACCGGGTCGTCAGCGCCGTCGCGGGCCTCCCGCTCGGCGACCTCGCCGCGCTCGTTGCGCCGGCGCAGGAGATCGCGCGCAGCATCCCGCTCATGGCCGTCGCGACCCGCGGCGGCACGACGCCGGTCTTCCCTGCGACACCCTCCGCGACCACGCTCTACGACCTGCTCGGCACGAGCCTGCACGTCGACACGGAGGCGACGTTCGACGCGATCGTGGGCGCCTCCGCGACCGTCGCGGCGTACTTCGACTACCTCGGGACGATCACGGCGTGGCTGGCCGACCGCGGTCTGGCACCCGGCGACGCCGGGCCGTACGTCGCCGCGACCTTCGCCTCGCTGACCGACGAGCTGTCCCGTCCGGAGGTGGACTTCGGCGCGCTCGCGCAGGCCCACACCACCCCCGGCGGCCTCAACGAGCAGTTCGCCCGTGACCTGAGGCAAGCCGGCATCACGGACGCCGTGCGCCGCGGGCTGGACCGCATCCACGCCCGCGTGCGCGGCTGA
- a CDS encoding flavin monoamine oxidase family protein has protein sequence MTSAIPTTPSHAEEPAAPITMFGPDFPFAYDDWVAHPAGIGSIPTTAHGSRIAIVGGGLSGMIAARELLRMGFQPVIYEADQIGGRMRSVGFEGHPGVVAEMGSMRFPPSSTTLFHYLDAMGLTTTEFPNPLSEAAPSTVVDLKGETHYARTLDDLPDEYRAVAEAWQQTLEQHAELIPLQDAIRTRDTVKLKAIWNDLVTRLDDETFYGFLARSEAFRSFRLREIFGQVGFGTGGWDTDYPNSILEILRVVLTAADDHHRGIDGGSQQLPERLWSRPVEGAAYWPEGTSVQSLHEDGRPRGAVREIRRTEPDNFTVTDADGNIETFPAVIYTAQSWMLLNTIRADERLLPIDHWTAIERTHYMGSSKVFVLVDRPFWKDIDEGTGREVMSMTLTDRMSRGTYLLDQGEGKPGLICLSYTWSDDSLKLLPLDAHQRTEIMLNSLAQIYPGVDIRSHIIATPVTISWEAERSFMGAFKANLPGHYRYQERLYTHFMQDRLAPHFRGLFLAGDDVSWTAGWAEGAVTTALNAVWGVMHQFGGATEPENPGPGDVFDEIAPLVLED, from the coding sequence ATGACCTCGGCGATCCCCACCACGCCCTCCCACGCGGAGGAGCCCGCCGCCCCGATCACGATGTTCGGACCCGACTTCCCCTTCGCGTACGACGACTGGGTGGCGCACCCCGCGGGGATCGGGTCGATCCCGACGACTGCGCATGGCAGCCGCATCGCCATCGTCGGCGGCGGGCTGTCCGGCATGATCGCCGCCCGTGAGCTGCTGCGCATGGGCTTCCAGCCCGTCATCTACGAGGCCGACCAGATCGGTGGGCGCATGCGCTCGGTCGGCTTCGAGGGACATCCCGGTGTCGTCGCCGAGATGGGCTCGATGCGGTTTCCTCCGTCGTCGACGACGCTCTTCCACTACCTCGACGCGATGGGGTTGACCACCACCGAGTTTCCCAACCCGCTCTCCGAGGCTGCCCCGAGCACCGTCGTCGACCTCAAGGGGGAGACGCACTACGCGCGCACGCTCGACGACCTTCCCGATGAGTACCGCGCGGTTGCCGAGGCGTGGCAGCAGACCCTCGAGCAGCACGCCGAGCTGATTCCCCTGCAGGATGCGATCCGGACCCGCGACACGGTGAAGCTCAAGGCGATCTGGAACGACCTCGTCACGCGGCTCGACGACGAGACCTTCTACGGCTTCCTCGCCCGCAGCGAGGCGTTCCGGAGTTTCCGGCTGCGCGAGATCTTCGGCCAGGTCGGCTTCGGCACCGGTGGCTGGGACACCGACTACCCGAACTCGATCCTCGAGATCCTCCGCGTTGTCCTGACCGCGGCTGACGACCACCATCGCGGCATCGACGGCGGCTCGCAGCAGCTGCCCGAGCGGCTCTGGTCGCGCCCGGTCGAGGGCGCGGCGTACTGGCCGGAGGGGACGTCGGTGCAGTCCCTGCACGAGGACGGCCGCCCCCGCGGAGCGGTCCGTGAGATCCGGCGCACCGAACCCGACAACTTCACCGTCACCGATGCCGACGGCAACATCGAGACGTTCCCGGCGGTCATCTACACCGCACAGTCGTGGATGCTGCTCAACACGATCCGGGCCGACGAGCGGCTGCTCCCGATCGACCACTGGACCGCCATCGAGCGCACGCACTACATGGGCTCGAGCAAGGTCTTCGTGCTGGTCGACCGTCCCTTCTGGAAGGACATCGACGAAGGCACCGGCCGCGAGGTCATGAGCATGACGTTGACCGACCGGATGAGCCGCGGCACCTACCTGCTCGACCAGGGCGAGGGGAAGCCCGGCCTGATCTGCCTGAGCTACACGTGGTCCGACGACTCGCTCAAGCTGCTGCCGCTCGACGCGCACCAGCGCACCGAGATCATGCTCAACTCGCTGGCCCAGATCTACCCCGGGGTCGACATCCGCTCGCACATCATCGCCACCCCGGTGACCATCTCGTGGGAGGCCGAGCGGTCCTTCATGGGTGCCTTCAAGGCCAACCTGCCCGGGCACTACCGCTACCAGGAGCGGCTCTACACGCACTTCATGCAGGACCGGCTGGCGCCGCACTTCCGCGGTCTCTTCCTGGCCGGTGACGACGTGTCGTGGACGGCTGGCTGGGCCGAGGGTGCGGTCACCACCGCGCTCAACGCGGTGTGGGGCGTCATGCACCAGTTCGGTGGCGCGACCGAACCGGAGAACCCGGGCCCGGGCGACGTCTTCGACGAGATCGCCCCGCTGGTGCTGGAGGACTAG